The Christiangramia forsetii KT0803 DNA segment ATCCATCGGGTCTTCCGGATCTGTACCCATGCATCCCGGAATAAGGATCTTTTCATCTTCGTGTTTTATATGGTGGTAGAAGGGGTACATTAAGCGGCTATTTGTTTTTTATCGAAATGCTCTTCCAAAGCATTATGATGCGCTTCAAAAATTGCTTTATCTGGTAGCTGGCAGCGGTTTGCCTTTCCCATCCCTTAAATCCTAAATTCCTAGCTACATTATAGCCGTGGTGGACCTCGTGGGTGACGTGCTTTCTATTTTGCCTAAAGAAGTTCTTTTGAAATTCAGGCATTTTTTTAAAGAAGTCCGTTTTTTGGATCTCTTCAAAACTGATTACTGATACCTTATTAGAGATATCTTTGCTTAATCCTTTGTTCATGATGATGTATTAATTGTTGAAAATTGTTGTTTTTAAAGTATAGTTCTATACTCAATAGGTCGGTTATTATTTTCTGCGTTTTTAATTCCGTATTCCATTCCTTTTGAAATTCCGAAGTCCGTATAGACTATTGTTTTTTCTGCATACTTACCCCATTCTAATCCGGCATTAATTCCAATTTCACGTTCTTTTGGTATTTCATCAAATAGGCATTGGGTGTAAAGTAAATGTGAAACCATAGGGAATTCACCACGCATTAAACTATCTCTCATACAGGATCTAGCATATTTTTCATTTCGATCTATGTTTCCAGCGAATGGACTTTCTAGTATTACTTTCATATCTGAAATAATCTCTGTTGTGATTGATGTATTTTTAATCTATTTAAAGAATCTTTATAATACTGCTCATCTTTTTCGCAGGCATCCAAATGAAATCCAAGATTATGACATGCTATAGAATGGCTTCCAGAACCTAAATGAGTATCAATTATCTTATCTCCTGGATTACCGAATTTCATAAGTAGGTATTCATAAAGCTTCACAGGTTTTTGGGTAGGATGAATTTTCTTTTCCTGATTAGCACCTCCCGTATTTGAAAAACGAAACATTGCAGCAGGCTTATCAAAAGAAGTCCATGCCATTTCCCACTGAGAGAAATTTTCCCATGGCTGGCATTTATCCCAACAAACTATGCATCTGGTAGGTGGTAAGTCGAAATAATTACCACCCCAAATAATTTGATTCTTAGATATCCGAAACAATTCTTTAAAATATTCTTGGGAAGGAACTTCAAAATCCCATTCGCAATTCATAGTATTTAAGGCTCTGTTCTTCAATTTACCCGAACCTTGATTTAGTCTGCCTTTCTTTAATCTTTGCGCAACACTTACACTTGGATAACCGTCACCTTTTCTTTTTTTATTGGTTCCCATACTCATATTGGGAGCGTTAATACCATAAGGCGGATCAACGATCGCTAAATCATATTCTTTATCTTTAGCACGAGCCATGAGCTCCATGTTATCTTCTTGGGTAATTCGTATCATAGAACTACAACTTTTCAGGTAACGGAAAACCTTTAATTTCCGAAACGCGACGATTGAACTGTGCCCATACATCCAGATCCTTAAACTTAAAATGAATGGTTCCTTTTTTATAACATTTGAATTCAAAGAAATCCCAGTCAGCCCATTGACCCCATTCCGGGCGGTTATAGATCACTGCCTTTTTATGTGAATAATAGGTTTGGTGAAATTCATTTGCAGCTTGTTCACTATCAAAATTGAAAGGATTGTTATAAGTATATTTTGAGCTTTGCCCGGTAATTTCATTAACCTGGGTATCTGTTACTTTTTTACCGTCTAGAATCAAATAGCAATCTTTTATTTTTAGCCGCTGGTAGAATGACAGCATACCACTGTAATCTTGACCGGTTAAGTAGCATAGAACCTTATTGATATCGTCCATTTTATTTTCAGAATCATAGCTGGTATCAATTTCTCCATGCCATCCTTTTTTACACATGTATGGAAAAATAAATTTCTTATTTACGATGTAGTGAGAATTAGTTTTCCAGCCTTCGACCTGGTATCTGTTATCATCATAGTGTTTTGTGATCTTATCGAAAATCTCAACTATAGCCCTATCCATGGTTTGCTTTCGGGTACCCACAATGATTTCAAACATTCGATAAATATTGCGCATCGAAAATGGATATTTCTGCTGCTCCTCCACAAACTTGTTGATGTCTTTAAGTACCCCAGAAGTAATAAACTTCTCTATATTCATTTTTTTGAATATCCAATCCCAAGAGCTTTTCTGAAGTTCCTTTGAAAATTCTTCTTTAGTGGTCACTGTTTTACCATGGGAAACGGAGCATGAAAAATTATCTTTGATACCTATTGGCTTCAAAAGCGCGTTCATACGCTCCGAAGTAGTTAAATATTCATCGAAAGTATCAACGGCTGCAGTGTATCGATTTACAATAGATCGAACTTCATTGTGTTGCATGATCCCGGGACCGGTTAAAACCTCTTCATCTTCATCCATGAAAAAACCCTCCCAATCAAATTCTTTAGTAGAAACAGGTTTGAAAAGTTTTACCATCGTTACAGAAACTCCTGTTTTTCGCTCTGCAGTTGCAAAACAGTCTCCTAAGTTCTCTGAGGTTCCATGGTTACTGATCAAAGCATTTAGCTCTCTGCGCTCCCGGGTATAATCAACTTCCAACGTATTGGAATTACAAAGGCTTATGATCTCGCAACCTTCCGGGGCCACCTCCCACATTTTTAGAATATGCTTACCCCCTGTTGAGAATGGAGGATTTGCTATAATCGCATTTATATGGCTTAATTGTTCTGGCTTTGATTCTAAAAAGTCAGATCCTAAAAGCTTAGATTTTGTGGAAACTATTTTCTGAAGATCTGGTTCGATCTCATAGGTTAAAACCTGTTTGGCACCGTGCTTAAAAAGAGCTTCGACAATATTGCCACTACCGGCTGAAGGTTCTAAAATTACTTTTCCTTTGACATCGATTTGCGATATCATGTAATCGACTACACCTAAAGGCGTAGGGTAAAAATCAGGATTGAAAATCATGAATTTATGTGATATTAATTGTTGAAAAATATCCCGGTGATGGCGGGAGTTATGTTTTGCATAACGATATAAAACTAAGTCAATTTTTAGTATTAACCAAACTTTTTAATGCATCAAAAGCTCTTTTTTAATCATTTATTTCAGATTCAAATTTCTTCCTCATCGTTCTACCGCTTCCGAAAAATCTTATACCCTGGCTTACATTTTTAATGCCCTGACTATCTAACCACTCGTAAAGCGTAGGTTTAGTATTTATTTCAGGGTCTTCTATTTTTGATTTATTTCTTCTGGATATAGATTCCGGTGTGGAAATATATCTTTTGTCTTGAAGTCCTTTTTCTTTTTTACATCTTCTGATCGTGTCCGGGCTTACTTGAAAAAGTCTTCCAAGGTATAGGGTTGAAATTTTATGATTATCCCAGATAAATTCTTTTTGGGTTTTATTTAATTTCGATGGTCTCATTTTACGCTCCTCCTTTTCTTTTTTAATAGTTGGACATAAGGCTTCATTTCAGAATCTTTCTCCCAGCTTGAAATAGTATCTTCTAAAGCTTGCTTATCCATTTTAGCAGTTAGATTATTAATATATTTATTAACTTTTTCTTTTTTCTTAGCTTCGTAAATTCTATTTTTAGTAATCGCTACAGCATTTTTAGCATCTGGATTGCTATTACGTTCGCCTTTTTCTTTTTCATAGCCCTGCTCTCTTAAAATTGCTTTTTGTTCTAAGTACATTGGGAACCATTCGCCAAAAATCAGGTTGCTATCAACGCCTCTTTTGGTAGTTCCAAACTTTCCAGATCTAGCCATTTTAAAGAATAAAATAACATCTTCAAGGCTTTCATAGGCGCAGTTTTCCAAGGCATCAATGGTTATCATTTCGATTTGAACTTCACTTAGCTTATTGCTGAAACCAAAAGAATCTACAAACCGAGTTACTAGAACATTGACAACTGAAAATCCTATACTTCCGGTCTCGTTTTTAAAAACTGATCTGAGCGTTGGCTTAGAAAATGTTTCCTGAATACTTAAATTCATTTCCAGGTTTGCAAGTGAAGTCTCTCCAGATATAATTTCTTTACTTAAACCTAAAGTCTTTAGCTGTTTTACTTCCCATTGCTCTTTTTGCAATTTCTGTGTTTGATTCGCTATTTCGGTTGTTGACATTCTTCTCAGTTTTTAATTCAAAAATTCCTTTCCATCCATTGCTCATGCTTTGATGCATAATTGCAATTGCTTTTTTTTCATTTCCGTCGGATTTATTAGCTAATTCAGTTAGAGCTGCTTGCTCACTTTGTAGAGATTTGTAATCAAATTTGAATTCTTTCTTTTTATAAATTTTCCAATGATTCCATTGCGTTTTGAAATTATTACTGTCAAAAGGAAAAACTATTTCAGACTCTTCTTCTTTTGATTTTTTTATAATTTTTGTTTTTTCTTCTTTACCGTTGCTTTTACCTTTACCATTACCTTGTTCTTTTACCTTTACCATTACCTTAGGGTCTTGTAAGCCCCTAGGAAGCCCCTTAATTATTTTTTCAGATAACTGAAATTCTCCTTCCGAAATTTCCTCTATTAAATCATATTTTATAAGCTCTTCAATTGCTGAAGTATGAGCTTTGTTATTTCTCTTTAAAAGCCCATTATGCTGTACCTTTAAGTAATTTTTAATGAACCATTTTTGCCCATCTTCAAGTTCTACAATTTTATCTTCAAAAACTTCTTTTATTTGTTCATCGGTAACTGATTGATCTATGCCGCAACGTAATTTTGCAACGTCCAACTCAACATTCCAAATTCCAGCACTTGAACAATCTAAAAAAAGGTACACATAAAGCCCCTTGTAAGCCCCTTGTAAGCCCCTTACAAAAGGATCTTTAAAAAATCCTGTATCAATAAATCTTCTTGCCATTTCTTTTCTTTTTACATCCTGGATTATTCATTACATTTTTATCATGCTTATTGAATGAAATTCCATCGAATCCGTAGGAATAAGTGTATATGTCTATTTTTTTAATTGCTTGATTAGGTTCATCTGAACTATTATCAAGTAAATATGGTAGGTAGTGTAAACCACATGAATCATCAATATTATTTCCGATAAGAGATATTCTAATTTCATAATCATAGAAGAAATTTTTTCTCATGTATTTCTTGATTCCGTTAGCATATCTTATAGCTTGCCAGAAAGCACTCGCATCTAATTTTCCTTTTTTTAGCTCGAATACTGTAATAACGAGCTTAGAAATTAGTTGGTTGTTTTTATAAAAATGCTCTCTATGTATTGAAATAATGTCAGCAATCCCCTCTTTATAAATTCTTTTTTGTCTAAGTAATTTACCCTTGATGAATAAACCTCTTTTTATAAGATCATCATTGCCTGATTCTTCTATAATCTGTTCTAAATCCTTTTCTAAAAAATTCATTATTTATTCTTATAAAAATTATCTAATATGTGCATCCGCTCTTCTGGAGTTAAGGCGTATTCTCCTACCGGCTGATCACCGGTAAGAGAAACCTTAATTTGTTGTCCATTATCACGGAAAATAAATAG contains these protein-coding regions:
- a CDS encoding DNA methyltransferase gives rise to the protein MIRITQEDNMELMARAKDKEYDLAIVDPPYGINAPNMSMGTNKKRKGDGYPSVSVAQRLKKGRLNQGSGKLKNRALNTMNCEWDFEVPSQEYFKELFRISKNQIIWGGNYFDLPPTRCIVCWDKCQPWENFSQWEMAWTSFDKPAAMFRFSNTGGANQEKKIHPTQKPVKLYEYLLMKFGNPGDKIIDTHLGSGSHSIACHNLGFHLDACEKDEQYYKDSLNRLKIHQSQQRLFQI
- a CDS encoding DUF4942 domain-containing protein, translated to MIFNPDFYPTPLGVVDYMISQIDVKGKVILEPSAGSGNIVEALFKHGAKQVLTYEIEPDLQKIVSTKSKLLGSDFLESKPEQLSHINAIIANPPFSTGGKHILKMWEVAPEGCEIISLCNSNTLEVDYTRERRELNALISNHGTSENLGDCFATAERKTGVSVTMVKLFKPVSTKEFDWEGFFMDEDEEVLTGPGIMQHNEVRSIVNRYTAAVDTFDEYLTTSERMNALLKPIGIKDNFSCSVSHGKTVTTKEEFSKELQKSSWDWIFKKMNIEKFITSGVLKDINKFVEEQQKYPFSMRNIYRMFEIIVGTRKQTMDRAIVEIFDKITKHYDDNRYQVEGWKTNSHYIVNKKFIFPYMCKKGWHGEIDTSYDSENKMDDINKVLCYLTGQDYSGMLSFYQRLKIKDCYLILDGKKVTDTQVNEITGQSSKYTYNNPFNFDSEQAANEFHQTYYSHKKAVIYNRPEWGQWADWDFFEFKCYKKGTIHFKFKDLDVWAQFNRRVSEIKGFPLPEKL